From the genome of Solanum pennellii chromosome 6, SPENNV200:
tggagttgaaaataaagatttagtggttggcaaattggtaagatttgcgaCCATTTTttactttgctatatttacctatgtcattagtgacataggcatggttttatccttctataaatagagcattcttgctcatttgtagaacacaccaagttagagagaaaaaaccaatttgagagcaaagtgaggtcttccatagactatacaagaaaaatagtcagtgatgaaaaatagagtgttagcgatattttagtaaggtggaaaccaaaagagtgttgttccttttgagtgtataGTAGttctttgagtattgtattcgtgactacactgtgtaaaatttcttactatagtgatatcagttgctcctcttggcccatggtttttcccttattgagaagggtttccacgtaaattttttgttgtcgttattttcccattttattttcattacttttaccatatatattttgtgtttatCCGCGTTTTTCCAATACTTTTGACCGAATAGTTTGACAGAAAGGGTAgatttgaattgaaatataatttaagagTAGATATGATCTATTCccgatagtttaagggtattttgacccttttccttttagtctatgtggcagtggaaTCCTATTGGCGTGCAATGTGACatccacatgacatttaacaacttccgtCAATAAGAAGGACAATTTCGACCCAATAGTTTTACGGGAAGGATAACTTTGAGCTGAAATATAATTTAGGAGTTAATGTgagctatttcgaatagtttaagggtatcTTTTTTACCTTTTCCGATCTTATTAGTTTGAgagtaaattatttaaatacatttaatttgtaatattatatATCTTATCAGATTTTAATGcgctcaatatatatattatgaaacatCTTCATTATGCATAATATTCTCCCCCAACTAAATAGCGACCTTTCAAATAGAGGGGGACAATGTTAGTGTTTGGGTGTATTttaatattgaattaaaatattaagtgaACCACAGTTAGTAGGCATAATAGAGAAACatctttgtttggatcattgctatccattgtattgtactctattgtactttattgtatggtagatacaatgtttggctagactgtattgtttgttgttgtttaataacactttaattgtttgatttgatcATATCGtactatattataatttataaatttacaaaaatattctaattattctagggtaggaggtttgactagatttaaagAATGAagataaagggtaaaatagtattttgaaatattatgtaaatatataattggaaaaagaaattaattaacaatGGGAATACACCATATttgttgttccataaaataggagTTTttattgttacgtaacaataaaatttaacgatataatataatacattttaagtaacgATCAAAACAACCATTATAAGTATAataacgatacaatacaatataatgatCCAAACGTAATGTAACTCATATAATCATTGTAACACATTTTCCACATTATGACCTCCTAATTAATTACCCACTACATCTCAATTACTATTCAATTTCTTGACATTTATCTATCAAAGTAGTTCATACTTATAAATAGTTATGTTTCTCTTTTTGTGTGGTAAGTAGtgtaaaaattatgaaaagcatGAAAAAATATTGTAGTATATAGTGAGAATCTTAAATATTAGCAGTTGTTTTctgttataataataattgaagatttatcattaatatatgaaataatatgatattaagttgtttcttttatgaaaatgtGTTACGTAATTATCACACATTGGCAAGGAAGCATGTTATGACATAGTAATAAATTTTCTATAAGTGTTGACATGCATTATATGATTCAGTTGATACTATTATGTCTGCACTATTTTATCTTATGAGTTCACCACTATGACATTCAATTTCTTCATGCAACTTATAAATTCTCCAtttgttaattttgtgaaaCCTATTCAAACGTGAATCTTAATAGTTCAGTTGATTAGGTGATTGTTGGTAAGTATTTGATTCAGAACCAAGCTTGTTACACATGCAATGACGTTACATAGTGCCATTTTGGACCAAAAGTCTCTTAATTCCTCTAAATTCAGTCCAACGATTAGCCCAAGGATGGTAATGGATGGACAATTCAATGCTAAGTTGTACATTAATATAGCagtaaaatatgttttcttcCAAAACATTGTATTAGCATTCCTACCAAACTTTAAAATGGCCAACTTCTTGTTGATCAAAATAGTTACAAGTCCATTTGGAGACATACAAAGAACTAAGTGGAGATCGCCTCCAGTATTTTTCCATCCTGTAACGTTCGATACATTGCCTTTTAAGCCACAAATTTAATAGTGTGGATATAAAAAAGCAATAAAAACAAAAGTGAACCAGGCCCTTCTTGAATCCAGCAATGTGTAAAACACTACTGGATGTGATCTTCCACATATACTTTAGTAGGGGattgaaaattagaagcaagtaGATAGGAGATAAATGCTTGAGCATCAAAAACAAGATCTATATAACTAAGATATATCAGCTACAGCATTAAAGCAGCAGAATACAGAAACCCAGTTCTCCCTCTGATTGTTCAATCAACAGTACCTGGATATTCCAGTACATTTGTTTACTATACAGGAACCCCGCTTCGAAAGgggaaaggaaagaaaagaaaaagagattcTTTCTGCTTTAGTTCCAGGTTTACTCTTTTCTATCTTCTATGGGACATCATTAATATACAAGTTTGATGCCATTAATGTCTTCATGAAGGATCAGCTATACACTGAATAACTGAAAGCCAACCTCCAAAAGCAAATGAATCATTAGTTCTTGGCTCATGTTAGTTTTCAAGTCCAATCGGAAGATGTATTTGGACAAGCCGCTTTAATTTCAACAGATGCTATATTCTCACGGGGAAGTGCTCTTCATCTTTGGAAACTAGATGAACAAATAACAGGGGGTTAGAAATCAGGTAGATCAAACTGACAATAGATAATGAAGTTCTGCCAAGATGCCACTACATTTCCTAGTCTCTTCTCTTCGGAGATCCTTGTTTCACAAAACAGCTTCCTCCAAACATGCTAAAAGCTGAAAGCAGATTTACATATGAAACTTTTGAAGCTTATGTTCCACCTGGGCGACCTCCCAAGGGAGGACAAGGGTTTAGATCTACCGGAGAAATTGATTTCACATGATCCCTTAAAAGTTGCTGTGACACCCGATTGGCCAAGGCTGATTGCCCATTGCAAAGTTCTCCTGTCGCAAGCCTCCCAAACTGCTTTCCCAGGGCATCATATTCAACAGACGCCAATTCTCGGAAAGCATGAGATCCAGATGGTGACCCTCGTAAAACATCAGGATCCCAGTAAGAAGAGCCATTCACATAGGGACTATTTGGAACTGTTCTGGCCTCTTGCAAGTAAACTGACTGATTAATGTGACGAAATGGGATAACACCATTCCCTCCAGAGATTGGTGTTGATGAGCCAGATGTGTTGAGAGGGCTGGATATAGGCGAGGGAGACATCCTCCCATTTAGGTTATGAGGCGACCTTGGAAGAGGACTACCTATTGGGGAGACGGGGCAAGATATGTTCTTCGGAATGTGGATATCACTGTACAATGAAAAACAAGTCAACAATCAGAAGTACGAATACTATGTGATGCagttttcttttactctttaaGTATATTAAGATGAATCTAATGGGAACTCCTTTCCTCtttaaaattttctcaacaacGAATCAGAGGACATTTGAAAGTAAGTAAACAAGAGAAGATGACCTGCAGTGAAATTTAGATTTTGACGCTCTGGATGAGTGGATAGCGAGCCTTTCCGAATCTGGGGTAGGATAATTTCTTGCAGATCCAGCGCCCTAAATCAAATTTGTAATTGACACATCATTAACATCAACCCAGTGCACACaatttcaaaataaagaaaCCATGCCAGGTCAACCTATTATTTTCTTGTGATAAAGATTGATTCTGTAAATTGAGAAGTTCACTTGGACAATTACAATTACACACATTCACACATCAAGGGTCTTGTGGTACTTCTTTAACAGGGTTTCAATCTGCTATTTCTAAAACTATTCTAATGTGGGACCAATAATTATTACCTGTTTAAAGGAAGATATGGTCACTTTTGAGATCAAATCTAATGATGATTAGCAACTTGACATGGAGATGCATCTTCATTTCGCACATTCAGCACCAGGATGCTTAGACTCAGTTGCTTGATGTCTATAATAGCAGCTCAAGTcataatttgtttctttaaaaaaaactgaaagAAGATGTTAAATATCACCATCTTAGGCTATTTCTCCTATGGTCACTTCTTTTCTTAGTTAGGGGTGGGGTTCTGGTTTTGCTGATATACCAACACAACTTATTCTCTTTTTTGTGAAGAAGCTAAAGACTCCTCATGTCACTAATCTTACTAAAATGTAGGCATTAGCAGCAAACAATTAAACTCAGAGAACCCAATTGGTCAACAAGTTGGAACTTCCCCTCCTGATTTGCTGTCCAGCCTAAAagataattaaactatttaGTAATCCCCAAGAATTGAAGACATTGTTAGTGTCCCTAAAAACCTTGCTTCTTTATTGACCTAACTTCTAAAAATAAACCATAATGACCCCTAGAGCCTACTAATTGCCACAGAGCAAGATAAGCATGCAAGAGTACAATCCTAAACCTTTTTCTATACAGAAACTATATTCACAAAACATGGAGCACAACCATGGAAATGTGAACTGTACGAGAAAATAATCCTAAACCTTGACAAAACTAACATCCAAGTTACACCATCTATCAGTCCAGAGTAAGCAAACCATATTTTAAGAATTATTCTTTACTAAATATGTTAAGATGCCTTCTTGGTACGTCATTATTAATGAAATTACCTTAGAATTATAAATAGAATTAAAAAGAATAGATTAccatatgaatatattaaagaCTACTAGATCAATGCCAAACATCGACACATGCAAATCTGAATCAAGAACGAACTTATAAGAATATGTCGGCAGAATTCAATGATGAAAGACTGACTCACTGACACTACCGAAAATGCATAATCAATCAGTTTATTTTGCTGAACTGCTTATATTAGTAATTCTTTATGGTTTTAGAACAAAAGAAGAAACCAACAAAACCATTTACACCAAGCATCATACAACAAGTATTTCCATGTTTCATAACAGAAGTTTCCCAATgtcttataaaagaaaaaagaccaCGATGAACAGATAACGTACCAGAAGTTTTATCCCACTTGCAGCAACACATGGAAGATCGAAAGATGTAGGAAACATATTTTGCTTTTCCAGAGGGGCAGCATCTTTTACAAAAGGATGCTCCAATAGCTCAGCAGCAGTAGGACGATTTCGCGGCTCACGCTGCAAACACTTCCTCACAAAATCTTTTCCCTCATCTGAAAGCTCTTCCGGTATTGTTGGGAGTTCTTTACTATTCCCAATCTTAAACATGGCAGCAACCTGTGGACATATCATACAAAACACCACATAATACAGGTCAAGGGAATGAACTGGTGTTGTAAGACTTGATAGTCCAAATATTATCAAGGAAAAAAATCCCATCTTCCAACAATGTTCAGCgtaataaaagaagaagaagtgatGCTTTAATTAAGTTGCTCTAGGCCAAAATTACTTACTCCTTCATACTGACTCCAAGGAGGCTTTGACGTAGCCATTTCTAAGACAGTGCATCCAAGGCTCCATACATCAACAGCAAGGTTGCAGCCACTAGTATGCTTTATTACCTGAGTCAATGGTAAAGAGATGATTTTACATGTTACTATATAAGTTTTAACAGAGAGGTGCACACAAAACATTTACATTCCTAAAGCATATTCTAACCTCAGGGGCCATCCAGTAAGGGCTTCCTTTGAAGGATAGTGGACAAGATTGCCCTGTAATCTGCAAATTTGTAATTGAGCAATTAAAGAACCAGCTCCATGAAAGTACAGCTCAACTTTGATGGCAAGGCTTATACAGTTTCAGGTGGAGATAATCACACCAAAGCAATCTTAATGAAAAATCGATCGACTCGTACTTTATCTTTCCAAAAGTGGGAATAAGTTTAATGGCACCAAAgaaaaaaactacaaaagttttttaATTCATTCCGACAATGCTAGTCTCGAGTTAGAATATTAGATGTGACCTGCCATTTACGATCTTCATAGCAATTGGCATCATCTTACCAAATAGGCATTTGGATGGCCTATGAActtgaaatcatgatttgaaatcATTGATTTGGGTAGAGGtgtatttgaagttgaaattttgtCTGGACATGCTAATTGGATATTAAAAGTTGTACTTCTCTCATAAACATGAAAATCCCAAAATTTGTGAAACTATCCTTCAAGGTCCAATTATGAAATCCttgaaaaaatatgatgaatCAAAATATAGCTGCTACACCAAAACTAGTGCAAAGAACCAACCAGACTGACCTAGTGGGATAAATCAGAAATACAGAAACAAAAAAAGCAATTGAATTTCCCCAAATATGGGTTGAGTAGGTGTGGCTGTTCGGAGAAGGAGCTGTTTTTGGGTTTGGAACACGTGgaataataattgaatttttaataaatatgggttagtaaagAAGGATTGGGTAGTTACTTTTGAGGTGAATTTGAGATTTGAAATTAGAATGTCAAGTTAAAGTTGGAGTTTCATTCAAAAAGGGATAAACAAATGCACATTTGAATGAAAAGTTGGAATCATGATTTGAAATCACATGTCCAAAAGGCACCTAAATAATGCAGTTATACAGCCTATGCTAAATCTTACATGCTTGGCCATTCCGAAATCTGCCAGCTTTATACGCCCATTTGGATCAACAAGGATATTTGCCCCTTTAATATCTCTGCAAAAGTGCAGCTGCTGTCAGGGATTCAATGTATACTGGCCAAGATTGTTGAAAGGGTGATATCACAAAAATAATACAACCAAAGAAAGGTTTACCTATGCACAGTGTTTTTAGCATGTAAATATGCAAGCCCCGATAAAATTTGTTGAGTGTAACTACGGATTGTTGTTTCTCCAAACGGACCATATTCTTGTAAAAGCTTATAAATGGACCCACCAGATACATATTCCAAGTAGATATATAGTTTATCAGGAACCTGATTGAGGAAAACAAATCAGAAGAGCAAGCTAAATAGTTTATGGGAATTGATGGATGGAAACATGTATAACTCGCATGAGAAGCCTTCTAACTATACTTTGGAGTTAGTTGTTCAAAATAGAATAAGAAATCAATACTCTAGAACAATTTGAAGCCCGTTAACATAACTATCAGTGTTGGCACTGTGACACGTCCCTCACCAAATATTGATCAAGAGGAGAATCTCATAAGGTGATTTAAGGAAAAGGacagacataaaaaaaaatagagttgtATGTTACATTGATAATAAACAGGAGAAATCTAAAATTCTTATTGCATGTAGTACAAAAATAACGATCATTGAAAAATATCACTAGTTATActgataaattaatgaatagTGATGAGGATGATGAAAGACTTGAATATGAAAGGAGTAGGCTTTTGCCTTTTGGTATAAAATCAAATGGTAAAAGCTAATTAAAATATAGATGGTTGGGAAAAGAATGTATAAAGAGGTAAATAGATttataaatacaattaattttCTGATATAAATAGTTTTgataattaaaactaaaacacaattttatatattatattgataatagAAGAGAAAACAATTTTAAATCCTTGTTGCATGTAATGTAATTAACAATCATTGAGAAATATCAATAGTTATTCTGATTTAAAAAACTATAGTTTGAACGAATTCATTTTTTGAAACCAGTAACTTGGTAGTTTGAACAATTCAAaactataatttaatttaaggtATGACATTATTTCAAAGATACAATTACAAACAAGGAAAACCAATTAAAATATCATACTCCGGAAAAAGTAAAACAAGGGTGGCAAATATGAGCTGggaatatttattcttttgcttaattttaaaataaaataagaaaatactaTAAAAACATTTCTGATAAATTTTGACAATTGAGAAAATgtgaacaataaaataaaaaatcttatataatattaaaaggaGTATAGTGGACTGGAATATCAACACAAACGATGAGCTAATATTGTCTGGCATTGCGGGGTACTAATACAAGTTAAAATATAGAGTTAATAGAGTGTTGGCACTATGGCATATCCCTCAccagaaattaaaataaaaactttcaaTTGAAACATTTAGAAATCAAGACTGTTGAAAACTAACCATCTCTGAGCCATAATATTGGACAATATTTGGATGTCTTAATCGGCTCAACAATGAAATCTCctgcaaaataaataatagaagaGCATACTTGAGTATGAGCTCATTAGGAATATAAATCTCCAGGCAGTCCAAGAAAATAAGACCTAACAGACTGCTACTTATGTAGTAATACCTGTGTCAACTGCTTTGCACTTTCTTTTGACTTTGCATCATCTGAAAATAGAGTCACCTCCTTCATTGCACACATTTCTCCACTATCGCTGTAAGCACACACATAGCTAAGcattattattttcctttttgggGATAAGATGGCCAAGCATTAAACCATGACACAGCAATCAATCTTTGACATGTCATGAGGCAACACATGAAGATTGAGTTTCTTGTTCATTTGTAAAGGCCAAACACAATGAAAtaggaaacaaaagaaaatcaagtGTCGATCGTATTAATGTACCTATTAAAACCAACATAAACGTGCCCGAATGTGCCTCTACCAAGCAACTTGCCTTTTTTCCAGCGAGAACCCGGGCTAAAAAGATTCTCTGCCCTACCAGGACTTCGTGGCACTGAGGGAGATGTTGCAACTGAATTggaatgagaaaaaggtgaagAGTTGGAAATTGCTAAGGGGGGACGGGGCAAAGGATGACTTTCTGGTTTTGCATCATCTGGCCAATTAGTCTGCAATTCAGATGCTCCGCCTCCAGCCTTGGGATGAATAGGTGTGACAGCACCACTGTGAATTCTTGAGCTAGGTCCAGGACTTGTCATTCTAGGACTAGGAATTGGAGAGTACTCGGGGCTCCCTCGACTAGGCTGCCAAAACAGTTGTCCTACCATATCTCCTCCCATGGAATTATGCCCAGAATTCTGACCAGACCCTGGGCTTGAACAATGGCCAGATCCAAGTAAAGGAAGATCTGGATAAGTCTTTCCCGCCCAAAAAGTAGAACTACTAACTTGCTCACAGCCAGCAGCTTTCATTGGATTTCTGGAAGGACTTGATATAGAACTATCAGGAACACTGCAAAGGGTACCATGAGAAGGAATTTGTATACTGGACAAGTGGCTATTTAGTGGTCGTCGCTTAGGAGATCGAGAGGAAACATGTCCACTGGGAGAAAGATTAACTGGTTCTGTTGCCTCTTTTATGCTTATTTGTCCAACAGCAGATTGATCCTTAACAGCCAATCTTCAaaaccaaaaaaggaaaagaaataatgTCATCCAGGGTGGTGTAGTTACCAAAAGAAAGAAGCAAGCAAACAAGTTAGACAAATAAATTGTTTCAAATTAGGAAAACAATTAGATACTTAAGCAGTTACAGAATCCATTTGTGAATACATCACATTTAAGTGAACTTCAGCATTTGCATACCTTGGAGGGCTACCCAAGGGAGTCCGGTTACCAGTTTCATAATCAAATGCTAGTGGACTACGTTGGCGTGAATCAGTAGGATCATCACTCTCAACAGAGCACTCACTTGAAATTGATGCAAAGACAAGTTCTCCATCAGCATCTGCAGGGTCCAGTCTGTGCCTGATGCATGCAGGCTTTGGGAGAGGCAGAAACAGGGACGACTTTGATCCCTTCTCTACTCTGGGTTTTGCAGATTGACTGATCCCAGAGTCTGCCCGCACTACACTTGCTGGTGGCAAACCTGGAAGCGGAAGTGGTTGGGCTAGAGCCTTTTCAGCAAAACTTTGACATCTGGAGACATTCTTGGAAGGTGATGATGACCTTGACTGTGCTTGGGACTGAGAACCCTTCTCAGAAGCAATCTCATTGTTGTGTCTTCGAGATCCACCTGATTTACTCGGAGACTTAGCTTCAGCTGGACTCTTAAACTTACGATGCAATGAATCAATAAAACTCTCTTTGGTCGCTTTCTTCTTCGCTTTTGACTTTCCCCACCATGAAGGCATCTTTTCTGGTgctaaaagatatatgaaaccaataaagaactcactaaagtctaaaacaatttttcaaaaaatcaagaCTGACTAAATGACAACACATATGCGAAGCAGAAAAGAGAGTAATATGACCTCAGTGAGAGCTGGAGTGATAGTAGAAGTGATCTATCGTTACATGTATGTCATCGTCtcacatttttttcaataaaagatGTTGAAGATATTATTTAGTCAAAGACATTCCAAAATAGAGACTCATAACAAGTTA
Proteins encoded in this window:
- the LOC107023656 gene encoding mitogen-activated protein kinase kinase kinase YODA-like produces the protein MPSWWGKSKAKKKATKESFIDSLHRKFKSPAEAKSPSKSGGSRRHNNEIASEKGSQSQAQSRSSSPSKNVSRCQSFAEKALAQPLPLPGLPPASVVRADSGISQSAKPRVEKGSKSSLFLPLPKPACIRHRLDPADADGELVFASISSECSVESDDPTDSRQRSPLAFDYETGNRTPLGSPPRLAVKDQSAVGQISIKEATEPVNLSPSGHVSSRSPKRRPLNSHLSSIQIPSHGTLCSVPDSSISSPSRNPMKAAGCEQVSSSTFWAGKTYPDLPLLGSGHCSSPGSGQNSGHNSMGGDMVGQLFWQPSRGSPEYSPIPSPRMTSPGPSSRIHSGAVTPIHPKAGGGASELQTNWPDDAKPESHPLPRPPLAISNSSPFSHSNSVATSPSVPRSPGRAENLFSPGSRWKKGKLLGRGTFGHVYVGFNSDSGEMCAMKEVTLFSDDAKSKESAKQLTQEISLLSRLRHPNIVQYYGSEMVPDKLYIYLEYVSGGSIYKLLQEYGPFGETTIRSYTQQILSGLAYLHAKNTVHRDIKGANILVDPNGRIKLADFGMAKHITGQSCPLSFKGSPYWMAPEVIKHTSGCNLAVDVWSLGCTVLEMATSKPPWSQYEGVAAMFKIGNSKELPTIPEELSDEGKDFVRKCLQREPRNRPTAAELLEHPFVKDAAPLEKQNMFPTSFDLPCVAASGIKLLGAGSARNYPTPDSERLAIHSSRASKSKFHCSDIHIPKNISCPVSPIGSPLPRSPHNLNGRMSPSPISSPLNTSGSSTPISGGNGVIPFRHINQSVYLQEARTVPNSPYVNGSSYWDPDVLRGSPSGSHAFRELASVEYDALGKQFGRLATGELCNGQSALANRVSQQLLRDHVKSISPVDLNPCPPLGGRPGGT